One part of the Halobacteria archaeon AArc-dxtr1 genome encodes these proteins:
- a CDS encoding prephenate dehydrogenase, with product MDVLIVGAGAMGTWFGDAVEATVAYADVDPDAAIAAAEATDGHAVALTEDDDRRYDAVCLAVPMGAVADAIEAYAHRAEGAVLDVSGVMEPALEAMATHAPDQERVSLHPLFAPERAPGSIPFVRGQAGPVSDAVLADLAAAGNDLFETTAAEHDEAMETVQAATHAAVLAFALAAEPVPEVFETPVSAQLEALVRTMTGGTPRVYADIQRTFDGAEDVADAAARIAEADAEEFATLYEDASRRWHGDAAVPESGVENAAESGATSSDDGGVSK from the coding sequence ATGGACGTACTGATCGTCGGCGCGGGCGCGATGGGGACCTGGTTCGGCGACGCGGTCGAGGCCACGGTGGCCTACGCCGACGTCGACCCGGACGCGGCCATAGCCGCAGCCGAGGCCACCGACGGTCACGCGGTCGCACTCACCGAAGACGACGATCGACGCTACGACGCGGTCTGTCTCGCGGTTCCGATGGGAGCCGTCGCGGACGCGATCGAGGCCTACGCCCACCGCGCCGAGGGTGCGGTGCTCGACGTGTCTGGCGTGATGGAACCCGCGCTGGAGGCGATGGCGACGCACGCTCCCGACCAGGAACGCGTGAGTCTCCACCCGTTGTTCGCCCCCGAGCGCGCCCCCGGTTCGATCCCGTTCGTCCGCGGACAGGCCGGCCCCGTTTCCGATGCCGTGCTCGCAGATCTCGCGGCGGCTGGCAACGACCTGTTCGAGACGACGGCGGCCGAGCACGACGAGGCGATGGAGACCGTACAGGCGGCCACCCACGCGGCGGTGCTCGCCTTCGCGCTCGCTGCCGAGCCGGTTCCAGAGGTGTTTGAAACCCCAGTGTCGGCACAACTCGAGGCGCTAGTGCGGACGATGACCGGCGGCACGCCCCGCGTCTACGCGGATATTCAACGCACCTTCGACGGCGCCGAGGACGTTGCCGACGCCGCAGCGCGGATCGCCGAGGCCGACGCCGAGGAGTTTGCAACGCTGTACGAGGACGCGAGCCGACGCTGGCACGGCGACGCCGCTGTTCCGGAGTCGGGAGTCGAAAACGCGGCGGAATCTGGGGCGACTTCCAGCGACGACGGGGGTGTCTCGAAGTGA
- a CDS encoding ribonuclease P, which yields MTVATERIERLEELASVATADGEEERAREYVRLARRVAERNRLRLPRTFRRRTCDRCDRYLLPGTNARVRLQNGHVVITCECGSQARYPY from the coding sequence ATGACCGTCGCCACAGAGCGGATCGAGCGCCTCGAGGAACTGGCCAGCGTGGCGACGGCCGATGGCGAAGAGGAACGTGCCCGCGAGTACGTCAGACTCGCCCGTCGGGTCGCCGAGCGAAATCGGCTGCGACTCCCACGGACGTTCCGCCGTCGAACGTGCGACCGCTGTGATCGGTACCTACTTCCCGGAACGAACGCCCGTGTTCGTCTACAGAACGGCCACGTGGTCATCACCTGCGAATGCGGCTCGCAAGCTCGATACCCCTACTGA
- a CDS encoding DUF5794 domain-containing protein has product MSTSQHPVALSLERLVDDDAKLLALVMALPLIDGVFPALILAGALDDPLGAIQVGLLIFGGSATVAVILAEMSGTPRQQAATVLLIGIPLIAIAAVQAALAPSIGSILNIVIFERFAALVIAAIAAHTASATVGEYIPSPGIIIALGLLASIDPSGAAFVLETDVGLVANAVLAAGVGVGFALSVAVGGPYLRTYIDIDRFRFGSAVALGLLPLSLLGMAFGQAPLAALLIAAVLSIDLSPDGESASEALADGDGSDAGGGSEADADPHSGRDEDADGVRVGDEPTRAPWL; this is encoded by the coding sequence ATGAGCACGTCACAGCATCCGGTCGCGCTTAGCCTAGAGCGACTGGTAGACGACGACGCCAAGCTACTGGCGCTCGTGATGGCGTTGCCGCTGATCGACGGCGTCTTCCCCGCGTTGATCCTCGCGGGCGCGCTCGACGATCCCCTCGGGGCGATTCAGGTCGGCCTACTGATCTTCGGCGGCAGCGCGACCGTCGCGGTCATCTTAGCGGAGATGAGCGGGACGCCGCGCCAGCAGGCTGCGACGGTCTTGTTGATCGGGATCCCACTGATCGCCATCGCGGCCGTGCAGGCGGCGCTGGCGCCGTCGATCGGGAGCATCCTCAACATCGTGATCTTCGAGCGCTTCGCGGCGCTCGTGATCGCGGCCATCGCGGCCCACACCGCGAGTGCGACCGTCGGCGAGTACATCCCCAGCCCGGGGATCATCATCGCGCTCGGACTGCTCGCAAGTATCGATCCCTCGGGAGCCGCGTTCGTCCTCGAAACGGACGTCGGACTGGTGGCAAACGCCGTGCTCGCCGCCGGCGTCGGGGTCGGCTTCGCGCTTTCGGTCGCCGTCGGCGGTCCGTACCTCCGAACCTACATCGATATCGATCGCTTCCGCTTTGGCAGCGCGGTCGCACTGGGGCTGCTCCCCCTGTCGCTGCTCGGGATGGCCTTCGGTCAGGCGCCGCTGGCGGCGCTGTTGATCGCTGCCGTGCTCTCGATCGATCTCTCTCCGGACGGGGAGAGCGCCAGTGAGGCACTCGCCGATGGCGACGGCTCGGACGCTGGCGGTGGCTCCGAGGCGGACGCGGACCCCCACTCCGGCCGAGACGAGGACGCCGACGGCGTCAGGGTCGGCGACGAACCCACCCGCGCTCCCTGGCTCTAA
- the guaB gene encoding IMP dehydrogenase, whose protein sequence is MANDVPEHGPYSSKLQIPEALTFDDVLLRPKESRVEPDQADLTSRVSRSVEVSVPILSAAMDTVTESGMAIAMARHGGLGVLHRNMTVDEMVEEIERVKSADELIIPLDSVVTADPEMTVREVDEMMIRQGVGGAPVVNTRGEVLGIISSTDIRPHLEVNEDDPVTAAMTDEVITVDEEIDPRDAFDLMYEHKIERVPVVDDENLLVGLVTMQGILQRREYKQAARDENGKLRCGVAVGPFETDRAVAADEAGADVLFIDCAHAHNLNVIDGAREIKESVEADVVVGNVGTREAAEDLVDFADGIKVGIGPGSICTTRIVSGAGMPQITAVSQVADVASEHDVPVIADGGIRYSGDAIKAIAAGADAVMLGSYFAGTEEAPGRVVTMNGKKYKQYRGMGSVGAMKSGDGDRYLKDDPEDEEEYVPEGVEAATPYKGTLQSELHQLAGGMQSGMGYVGAETIPAFKERSEFVRVSSAGQAEGHAHDVVITDEAPNYSPADE, encoded by the coding sequence ATGGCGAACGACGTTCCCGAGCACGGGCCCTACTCCTCGAAGCTACAGATCCCGGAAGCGTTGACCTTCGACGACGTCTTGCTCCGGCCCAAAGAGAGTCGTGTCGAACCCGACCAGGCCGACCTGACGTCCCGCGTTTCGCGGTCCGTCGAGGTCTCGGTCCCGATCCTCTCGGCGGCGATGGATACCGTCACCGAGAGCGGGATGGCGATCGCGATGGCTCGCCACGGCGGTCTCGGCGTCCTCCACCGCAACATGACCGTCGACGAGATGGTCGAGGAGATCGAGCGCGTCAAGAGTGCCGACGAGCTCATCATTCCTCTCGACTCGGTCGTCACCGCAGATCCCGAGATGACCGTCCGCGAGGTCGACGAGATGATGATCAGACAGGGCGTCGGCGGTGCGCCGGTCGTCAACACCCGCGGCGAAGTTCTGGGTATCATCTCGAGTACGGACATCCGACCCCACCTCGAAGTCAACGAGGACGACCCCGTCACGGCGGCGATGACCGACGAGGTCATCACTGTCGACGAGGAGATCGACCCGCGGGACGCCTTCGACCTGATGTACGAACACAAGATCGAACGCGTTCCGGTCGTCGACGACGAGAACCTCCTCGTCGGACTCGTGACGATGCAGGGGATCCTCCAGCGCCGCGAGTACAAGCAGGCCGCCCGCGACGAGAACGGCAAACTTCGCTGTGGCGTCGCCGTTGGGCCGTTCGAGACCGATCGCGCGGTCGCCGCCGACGAGGCCGGCGCTGACGTGCTCTTTATCGACTGCGCTCACGCACACAACCTGAACGTCATCGACGGCGCCCGCGAGATCAAGGAGTCGGTCGAGGCTGACGTCGTCGTCGGCAACGTCGGCACCCGCGAGGCTGCCGAGGACCTGGTCGACTTCGCCGACGGCATCAAAGTCGGCATCGGCCCCGGCTCGATCTGTACGACCCGGATCGTCTCGGGAGCCGGGATGCCCCAGATCACGGCCGTCTCGCAGGTCGCAGACGTCGCGAGCGAACACGACGTCCCCGTCATCGCCGACGGCGGCATCCGCTACTCCGGCGACGCGATCAAGGCGATCGCCGCCGGCGCCGACGCCGTCATGCTCGGCTCGTACTTCGCGGGCACCGAGGAGGCCCCCGGTCGCGTCGTAACGATGAACGGCAAGAAGTACAAGCAGTACCGCGGGATGGGGTCGGTCGGCGCGATGAAATCGGGCGACGGCGATCGGTACCTCAAAGACGATCCCGAGGACGAAGAGGAGTACGTCCCCGAAGGCGTCGAGGCCGCGACGCCGTATAAAGGCACCCTCCAGTCGGAACTCCACCAGCTCGCCGGTGGGATGCAGTCCGGGATGGGCTACGTCGGGGCCGAGACGATCCCCGCGTTCAAGGAGCGATCTGAGTTCGTCCGCGTCTCTTCGGCCGGGCAGGCGGAAGGCCACGCCCACGACGTCGTCATCACTGACGAGGCACCGAACTACTCGCCGGCCGACGAGTAA
- a CDS encoding YhbY family RNA-binding protein, translated as MDEQERKRRAHDLDVTVWVGKGGPEAVVDELDDQLADRDLVKVKFLRAGRAGGSVEEHATDLAEQVSAELFETRGHTAVLYR; from the coding sequence ATGGACGAACAAGAACGCAAGCGTCGTGCACACGATCTCGACGTGACCGTCTGGGTCGGCAAAGGTGGTCCCGAAGCCGTCGTCGATGAACTCGATGACCAGTTGGCAGACCGGGATCTCGTGAAAGTCAAGTTTCTCCGAGCCGGCCGAGCCGGCGGCTCGGTCGAAGAACACGCTACGGACCTCGCAGAACAGGTCAGCGCTGAACTGTTCGAGACGCGTGGTCACACCGCAGTACTGTACCGATGA
- a CDS encoding class I SAM-dependent methyltransferase, translating to MTDHRRAVRENAQYLRNVRPIDPEEICEYVEGSPHPAVVRQLLREEAPDLDLREREDGTFVPVGEDPVRPRTDPVERFPDRYVTQLDDWLVDRYGPDWERGASGDLLRSTIRGFKAQYLEGSSVEYDADAAAGYAIYHLPGYYAAVQYALDDLADRALLGRSLRVLDIGAGVGGPALGLADYLPEDSLLEYHAVEPSAAADVLEAMLTETDRNVHATVHRSTVEAFDPADIDDDRAVAEADTDADGSTADDGFDLVLACNVLSELDDPEAVLRSALDWLAPDGTLLAMAPADRETSIQLRRLERAVEGDSVAGTDQVTVYGPAVRFWPGKTPSDRGWSFDVRPDLEVPAFQRRLDDAAGGDADHSPGEFVNVDVQFSYSILRRDNTRRIDLQPDPDSWATMAEMDRHVTNRIDLVAAKFSRSLSRREDDAGGRRHGGDPNPLFKITDGSEAVDHYAVLTDETALNRPLLEADYGDVLSFEGALVLWNDDEEAYNVVVDEETIVDRLV from the coding sequence GTGACTGACCACCGGCGGGCCGTCCGGGAGAACGCCCAGTACCTGCGCAACGTGCGCCCTATCGATCCCGAGGAGATCTGCGAGTACGTCGAGGGGTCACCCCACCCGGCCGTCGTCAGGCAGTTGCTCCGCGAGGAGGCGCCCGATCTCGACCTGCGAGAGCGCGAGGACGGCACCTTCGTCCCGGTCGGCGAGGATCCGGTACGGCCGCGAACCGACCCAGTCGAGCGGTTTCCGGACCGCTACGTGACACAACTCGACGACTGGCTCGTCGATCGGTACGGCCCCGACTGGGAGCGGGGAGCCTCCGGAGACTTGCTCCGGTCGACGATTCGAGGATTCAAGGCCCAATACCTCGAGGGATCGTCTGTCGAGTACGACGCCGACGCAGCCGCCGGATACGCGATCTACCACCTGCCCGGCTACTACGCGGCGGTACAGTACGCACTGGACGACCTAGCCGACCGCGCCCTCCTCGGGCGTTCGCTGCGCGTTCTCGATATCGGAGCGGGCGTCGGCGGGCCCGCGCTCGGATTGGCCGACTACCTTCCAGAGGATTCCCTGCTGGAGTACCACGCAGTCGAACCCAGCGCCGCAGCGGACGTACTCGAGGCGATGCTCACAGAAACCGATCGAAACGTCCACGCGACGGTCCACCGATCCACAGTCGAGGCGTTCGACCCCGCCGATATCGACGACGACCGAGCGGTAGCCGAGGCCGACACCGACGCGGACGGATCGACAGCCGACGACGGCTTCGACCTCGTGCTCGCCTGTAACGTCCTGAGCGAACTCGACGACCCCGAGGCGGTGCTCCGGTCCGCACTTGACTGGCTCGCCCCGGACGGCACGCTCCTGGCGATGGCGCCCGCCGACAGAGAGACGAGCATCCAGCTGCGACGACTCGAACGGGCCGTCGAGGGCGACTCGGTGGCTGGAACCGATCAGGTCACCGTCTACGGTCCCGCCGTTCGATTCTGGCCCGGCAAAACGCCCTCCGATCGGGGCTGGTCGTTCGACGTGCGACCCGATCTGGAGGTGCCGGCCTTCCAGCGCCGACTCGACGACGCTGCCGGGGGCGACGCGGACCACTCGCCCGGCGAGTTCGTCAACGTCGACGTTCAGTTTTCGTACTCGATCCTGCGCCGGGACAACACGCGGCGGATCGATCTGCAGCCAGATCCGGACTCGTGGGCGACGATGGCGGAGATGGATCGCCACGTCACGAACCGGATCGACCTCGTCGCCGCCAAGTTCAGCCGGTCGCTTTCGAGGCGGGAAGACGACGCCGGCGGCCGGCGACACGGTGGGGACCCCAATCCGCTGTTCAAGATCACCGACGGCAGCGAGGCGGTCGATCACTACGCCGTGCTCACCGACGAAACCGCGCTGAACCGCCCCCTGCTCGAGGCCGACTACGGCGACGTCCTCTCGTTCGAGGGGGCGCTTGTCCTCTGGAACGACGACGAGGAGGCGTACAACGTAGTCGTCGACGAGGAGACGATCGTCGATCGGCTGGTGTGA
- a CDS encoding mechanosensitive ion channel family protein, which produces MTGLSVAGLLLQGPIETTLQDLGWVDEAIAASLAGFIRFVLGFLIVYTVGRLVVIPLLGRGMDRRSLDKHARKPLVLIARFGVAFVAIAVAFGFAGYGNFLVSMAGIAAAGALAVGLALQNVIANFVAGVFIYTDEPFRIGDWIEWDGHSGVVEDISLRVTRVRTFDNELLTVPNAELTGGVIKNPVDGDRLRLKFDFGIGYDDDIESASEIIVREAERHPEIMDDPAPSVRLTELGDSDVGLQSRFWIEQPSRADFVRIKGEYVQTVKERFDEEGIDIPYPVRTVEGGLDIAGQQQIVESTP; this is translated from the coding sequence ATGACGGGTCTGTCCGTCGCCGGACTCCTGTTGCAAGGCCCCATCGAAACGACACTACAGGATCTGGGGTGGGTCGACGAGGCGATCGCGGCGAGTCTGGCCGGCTTCATTCGGTTCGTGCTCGGGTTCCTCATCGTCTACACGGTCGGTCGGCTCGTCGTGATCCCGCTTCTTGGGCGCGGAATGGACCGTCGATCGCTCGACAAACACGCCCGAAAGCCACTCGTTCTGATCGCCCGCTTTGGCGTCGCGTTCGTCGCCATCGCCGTCGCGTTCGGATTCGCCGGCTACGGAAACTTCTTAGTCTCGATGGCCGGCATCGCCGCCGCCGGCGCGCTCGCGGTCGGACTCGCCCTCCAGAACGTCATCGCGAACTTCGTCGCCGGCGTCTTCATCTACACCGATGAACCGTTCCGCATCGGCGACTGGATCGAGTGGGACGGCCACTCTGGCGTCGTCGAGGACATCAGCCTCCGGGTGACGCGCGTTCGGACGTTCGACAACGAGTTGCTGACGGTTCCAAACGCCGAACTCACCGGTGGGGTGATCAAAAATCCGGTCGACGGCGACCGGCTCCGCCTGAAGTTCGACTTCGGTATCGGCTACGACGACGACATCGAGTCTGCCTCGGAGATCATCGTCCGCGAGGCAGAGAGACATCCGGAGATCATGGACGATCCCGCCCCCTCGGTTCGCCTGACCGAACTCGGCGACTCCGACGTCGGCCTCCAGTCGCGCTTCTGGATCGAACAGCCCTCGCGCGCTGACTTCGTGCGGATCAAAGGCGAGTACGTCCAGACTGTCAAAGAACGGTTCGACGAGGAAGGAATCGACATCCCCTACCCAGTCCGAACCGTCGAGGGTGGACTCGACATCGCCGGCCAACAACAGATCGTCGAGTCGACACCGTAG
- a CDS encoding YcaO-like family protein: MQVHVVGDDPVSAAVAAALEDVDIEVADTDPEGVEDARFAIVSGVAGSEAFERANGAAREGATPWIAVEIGGAGGVGLTDVDAAVSGYAPGGACFECLRTRVASGLGEEEPTQPTADRSAARLAGAVAGRECVRVLSGADESILGHVREVPHARRRLLPVPHCDCASGGRDRSLDLVDDDAFDLEAAVSHAELAIDSRLGPVASVGEAESFPAPYYMATLTETEGFSDASATTQSAGVADGWNAALMKAVGEGLERYCAGVYRDSDFVRASADELENPVTPTELVRPDDARAFDPETEIRWVDGIELATGEPAHLPADAVHFPPPGKRFRPAITTGLGLGSSTVDAVRAGLTEVIERDATMLAWYSTYEPLGLAVEHESFSRLARRARSEGLSVTPLLVTQDVDVPVVAVAVHRDPDDAVGGDDETDAWPRFAMGSAADLDAAAAAVSALEEALQNWMELRSIGPENAAEGTGQIGEYATFPEPVRELVAVEQTIPADSVGPEPAPTGTDGLSALVSRATDAGLTPYAARVTTRDVASAGFEAVRVVVPEAQPLFTGDPFFGGRARTVPESLGFEPRLERSYHPYP; encoded by the coding sequence ATGCAGGTACACGTCGTCGGCGACGATCCAGTCTCCGCCGCGGTCGCCGCCGCGCTTGAGGATGTCGACATCGAAGTCGCAGACACCGACCCGGAGGGCGTCGAGGACGCCCGCTTTGCGATCGTCTCCGGGGTCGCCGGCTCGGAGGCGTTCGAACGGGCGAACGGCGCCGCGAGAGAGGGAGCCACGCCCTGGATCGCCGTCGAGATCGGCGGCGCTGGGGGCGTCGGCCTCACCGACGTCGACGCCGCCGTCTCCGGCTACGCCCCAGGTGGTGCGTGTTTCGAGTGTCTCCGGACGCGAGTCGCCTCGGGGCTCGGCGAGGAGGAGCCGACACAGCCGACAGCGGACCGGAGCGCTGCCCGGCTCGCGGGGGCGGTCGCCGGTCGAGAGTGCGTCCGCGTCCTCTCGGGAGCCGACGAGTCGATCCTCGGTCACGTCCGCGAGGTGCCCCACGCCAGGCGACGGCTCCTCCCGGTACCCCACTGTGACTGTGCGTCGGGAGGCCGCGACCGGTCGCTCGATCTCGTGGATGACGACGCATTCGATCTGGAGGCGGCCGTCTCACACGCCGAGCTAGCGATCGACTCCCGACTCGGTCCCGTCGCTTCCGTCGGCGAGGCCGAGTCGTTCCCCGCGCCGTACTACATGGCGACGCTGACCGAGACGGAAGGATTCAGCGACGCGAGCGCGACGACGCAGTCGGCGGGCGTCGCCGACGGCTGGAACGCCGCGTTGATGAAAGCCGTCGGCGAGGGCCTCGAGCGCTACTGTGCCGGCGTCTACCGAGACTCGGATTTCGTTCGGGCGAGTGCCGACGAACTCGAGAATCCAGTCACACCGACGGAGCTCGTCCGACCCGATGACGCCCGCGCGTTCGATCCCGAAACGGAGATCCGATGGGTCGACGGAATCGAGCTCGCGACCGGCGAGCCCGCTCACCTACCGGCCGACGCCGTCCACTTCCCACCGCCCGGGAAGCGATTCCGGCCCGCGATCACGACCGGTCTGGGGCTCGGGTCCTCGACCGTCGACGCCGTTCGCGCGGGGCTGACGGAAGTCATCGAGCGAGACGCGACCATGCTCGCGTGGTACTCGACGTACGAGCCGCTCGGCCTCGCGGTCGAGCACGAGTCGTTCTCGCGACTGGCCCGCCGTGCCCGAAGCGAGGGGCTGTCGGTGACGCCGCTGCTCGTCACCCAAGACGTCGACGTGCCGGTCGTTGCGGTTGCTGTCCACCGCGATCCTGACGACGCAGTCGGCGGGGACGACGAGACGGACGCGTGGCCCCGGTTCGCGATGGGGTCGGCCGCCGATCTCGACGCGGCGGCGGCGGCCGTCTCCGCCCTGGAGGAAGCACTCCAGAACTGGATGGAGCTCCGGAGTATCGGCCCTGAAAACGCCGCCGAGGGGACCGGACAGATTGGCGAGTACGCTACCTTCCCGGAGCCAGTTCGTGAACTCGTCGCTGTCGAGCAAACAATTCCAGCAGACAGCGTCGGACCGGAGCCGGCACCGACCGGTACCGACGGGCTCTCCGCGCTCGTCTCGCGGGCGACGGACGCTGGGCTGACCCCCTACGCGGCCCGGGTGACCACGCGGGACGTCGCCTCCGCTGGCTTCGAGGCGGTGCGAGTCGTCGTTCCCGAGGCACAGCCGCTGTTTACCGGTGATCCGTTCTTCGGTGGTCGTGCGCGAACCGTCCCCGAGTCACTCGGATTCGAGCCACGGCTCGAGCGGTCGTACCATCCGTACCCGTAA